The following are encoded in a window of Danio aesculapii chromosome 12, fDanAes4.1, whole genome shotgun sequence genomic DNA:
- the hid1b gene encoding protein HID1b, whose amino-acid sequence MGNSDSKLRFRKAVIQLTTKTQPVEASEDVFWDQFWNDIDLMAQDIFTLVPAAEIRAVREESPSNLATLCYKAVERLVLNADSGCVCERDRQTVLICTRLLTRILPYIFEDPDWRGFFWSTVPKLGKSVDEGEEECTRPLAESLLSAVSDLLFCPDFTVESNFKTSADADIQSIDSCEFIWEAGVGFAQTPPLNYSHDSNRTELLKLLLTCFSEEMYQSPSDTHTLNPWVSFFCSRENRHALPLFTSLLNVVCAYDPIGYGVPYNHLMFSDQRGELAELALQTLIISLEQELSDTHTTADTDYNRNNTSEACLF is encoded by the exons ATGGGTAATTCAGACTCCAAACTGCGCTTTAGAAAAGCGGTGATACAACTAACCACAAAAACACAG cCCGTGGAGGCCTCCGAGGATGTGTTCTGGGATCAGTTCTGGAATGACATTGACTTGATGGCACAGGATATTTTCACACTTGTTCCTGCTGCTGAGATCCGCGCTGTGAGAGAGGAGTCTCCATCCAATCTGGCAACCCTGTGTTACAAG GCAGTGGAAAGGCTGGTGTTGAATGCAGACTCAggctgtgtgtgtgagcgtgacAGACAGACCGTTCTGATCTGCACTCGCCTGTTGACTCGGATTCTGCCATACATCTTTGAGGATCCAGACTGGCGTGGGTTCTTCTGGTCCACTGTGCCAAAACTGGGCAAATCTGTG gatgaAGGTGAAGAGGAGTGCACGCGGCCCCTGGCGGAGTCTCTCCTCTCTGCTGTTTCAGATCTGCTTTTCTGTCCAGATTTCACTGTTGAAAGCAACTTCAAGACCAGTGCG gatgcTGATATCCAGTCCATAGACAGCTGTGAGTTCATCTGGGAAGCTGGTGTTGGATTTGCTCAGACTCCGCCTCTCAACTATTCCCATGACTCCAACAG gacAGAATTGCTGAAGCTCTTGTTGACCTGTTTCTCAGAAGAGATGTACCAGTCTccatcagacacacacactctcaaccCTTGGGTCTCGTTCTTTTGCTCCAGAGAAAACAG aCATGCACTCCCGCTCTTCACTTCTCTTCTGAATGTGGTTTGTGCGTATGATCCTATCGGCTACGGCGTCCCGTACAATCACCTGATGTTTTCTGACCAGCGGGGCGAGCTGGCGGAGCTGGCACTGCAAACACTGATCATTTCACTGGAGCAGGAGCTCAGCGACACACACACCACTGCCGACACTGATTACAACAGGAACAACACTTCTGAAGCATGCCTG TTCTGA